The Hippocampus zosterae strain Florida chromosome 20, ASM2543408v3, whole genome shotgun sequence nucleotide sequence tgacgtttaacatgaataaaacggcgattgaatcggattttaccgatacccatcaatgcatcgtgatgaatcgcgatttcaccgatacccatcaatgcatcgtgatgaatcgcgatttcacccgtcaatcgcgtcgtacccagtgaatgagccgatgcactcggatcgcggtggtgcgcatcgatgtatcgattaatatcgattattttccacacccttaccgGAAGGCTGCTCGTCATACACGTTCCCTCGCATCATGGGCCTCGGCAAGGCACCTGCACGAGAaccgcgcacgcacacgtacacacttgtGATTGACAGCGGCGCGCGTATGTGCAGGCCAATGAGATGTTGCTGTTCAACAAGAAGCTCACGGCCTTCCAGGCATGCCAGCTGGGCCTGGTCACGCAAGTCTTCCCCGACAGCAGCTTCCACGCGGAAGTTTGGAGCCGACTGAAGAACAACGCCAAGCTACCTCCAAATGTAAATGCGCACAGTTCACGGCAGCGGGGGGATCAACATCATCGCAAAAAGACCATTTTAGATGATACGCATCGTTTTGCGGGGCTTGACATTAAACAATGGCCCGAGGGTACAGCAAAGCTTACGACGCTGGGCCGAACGAGCCAAGAAAAATATGTCTGGCTCATCGCTCCGGTTGAAAAAGCAAACTGTACCTCTCCCGCCCCCAGCAGAAGTCGTGAGCTCGCAACGCCGCGCGTAACGTTGTCGGTGTGTGTGTTCCGTTAGTCTCTGGCGCTGTCCAAGCAACTCATACGCTCTGTGGAGAAAGAGCGCCTCCACGCCGTCAATGACGCTGAGGTGGACTGTCTGATAGAGCGATGGATGTCGGATGAGTGCTTCAACGCTGTCATGAGCTTCTTTCAGGCCAAAGCGAAGCTTTGAGCTGTTTCGGCAAGCGTCTGGACCCACCGCAAGGAGTGTCTCTGTGGTGGCGTGCCACCGCGCGCTGGTTGTTGAGGCCATTGATTTCGGCCAGACATTTCGGCCAACGTGAAGGATCAAGCGCCTGACCGGATTTGCACACGTGCGTGGCACTCGACTCTATCCTGTGTGTCCATTTGtctacaaggggaaaaaaagttgttcaaaTGATCAATAAACACGTCTCCTTTCTTTGACCTGTATAATCACTTGGTGTTGTTAGCAGGAGCTATTGTTCAGATTCGCAGCATTCTCATTAGCAATTATCCGCGCGATCATCttgtcatttatttgtgtttgtgatcGTTCAAATTGCCGACATCGAAGCCATGAAGCACTAGCCATGATGAGCGTCGTCGTGTTGCCCGGCAACGAATCGTCCAATCACGAAGCGCACCGCCtccctttaaaaaaaggggggcccTCCTCACGTGCGTCAACGCAAGATGGCGGCCGTCTGAGATGATGACGCGTTCCTGGGTTTCGACTTCAGCACAGCAGgtaatagtgatgggtccatgaggcctcatgaggcgtgtcgacacactgacacactgtgttgatactgtgctgatactgtgtcactgaccactgccacctgctggaccttcaaaatccctgcatccaacccactcaacagactgaactgactgataatttttttgtatattgaacatataaaatatacaattcggtaataaattggcaaaaagtgaaggtaagatataaaaaaaggaaaagaaaatagtcatcatcacaaatatgtgttcaaaggagtagaaagaagtaaaaaaaaccctagagtcctaccccttcttatatatgaattgatcatttttcaaaatagaaaagaaagtctacatatcaacaaatgcttttacccttatgtatgctgtacttatacatttttacaactttaggtttgtatatacagtacatactcattggagcacaagtatatgtcaattttctcatattcataatggatgctacatttcattaatatattaaataatctcatcaatgtattcctgatgtattgctatatttcatgggtgtatcgaatttattagcttaattctgatttgtgtagttgtcttgtactactctcaaattcatttttaatctcagcaagagagttactcattttactggtccgtttcagaatcattccacagatttacacctattacagatacactcctttgcgtgatgtttgttcgtgttttggatttttctgtataggttagtaccccttaaattatgacaactttctcgaattttaaaaagcttctggatgttttggcaaaggaggttattgtgtgctttgtacattaattgggcgattttgaagtcaaccaggtcatgagatttcattgtttaatttgataaacggtggatttgtgggttccgtctatttggagccagtgattgttctgattgctttgtattgtagttttaaaacagttttactggcatttccccatatttccacacaataggtcaaatatggaagtaataaaagtgtgtacaaggatttcttattcagcacatccttagttttgggaggatccctatggtttgggatacttttcttttattatctattatgtagctgccagcacggttttgcatctacaactgttccaagacattttcataaggtcattcatcgatttgatgaagtgtatacaatatcattcacatccatgcattcattttgcaacattcaatgtgttcaaataatgtgaagatcatttgaatgaggatgcttgtgggctttgatttcacatttttattgagaaaaataagatgctccaatgttttaaacttcagcctgttgcgtcttttacaagcaatttctcctgctgtgaagaacacacgctcacaagggacggatgaggctggcgtacaaaggaactcctttgcgaggtgggagaggtttgggaaagaagtgtgttggtccttccagtacagctgcttcctggaaccttgattgtcaaacatggagtggagagtcaaccaataattactgattgtcaattaatcatcaacatggcaaccgtgaaaagatgagaacgtttgtatacctggcgtaataccgggtgtatcgcgaacttcattctcatgcttggcccgataatgcctcagcatggtggaggtgcttctgttggcgaattgacttggcaaattcgacatttcacctgtaatgaaatgtgaataagaagtaactaagttaccttgaaatgtattcggattagaacggtacaacacgtcaataatctgagaggcactcggcgagtgcctctcgccgagaggctctcggcgacagaaggcgatttgaataaataaataaataaataataccttattctccaggacatcaaaatggtcccacacggcagatgatttgcgtctctgctccataatcggcaaggaaggcaaggcacgaacacgaagtctgcactgacacgagcttcgacaagcgagcgtgagtgaggtctggcttgtttcggcaggtgttccttataaacactgtgtggcgggcttttgctgtgtcaacgccctctgcactgagtcgacgccccctggactaagtggcgcagcctgtactgtgccaagcagctgatgcaggtgcagttcacgtgtcaattagcagcctggactgtgtcaacgcagccgatgtgtcaattagcagcctggactgtgtcaacgcagccggtgtgtcaattagaagcctggactgtgtcaacgcagttcacgtgtcaatcacgtgacgtaatgagccagcacatgcctCGACActtggtttgctctgtgagcccggcgcatgtgtcaatgcatcggtgtcgctggacccatcactagcaggTAAGAAACAAACGCCATCCCGTGGTCGCGTGTAAACATCTTGGGACTGCAATAATCTGTCCAAACGTTTCAGAGTGTTTTTTTGATCGTAACACAGGCCAAAGCTATTGATTAACCCCATTCGAATGACGCTGTtcaggaattattccgctagaaggaGTAGTAGAACACTGTTGAGGAATTtcaccttgctatgagaactatcgacactagtctctgtcctgaacatctgctgaagtacttaaaacaaagaatgtgaaGTATAGATCCTATTTTcacttggttaattaacagctagtgatgggtccagcgacaccgatgcattgacacatgcgccgggctcacagagcaaaccacgtgtcgatgcatgtgctggctcattacgtcacgtgattgacacgtgaactgcgttgacacagtccaggcttctaattgacacaccggctgcgttgacacagtccgggctgctaattgacacatcggctgcgttgacacagtccaggctgctaattgacacgtgaactgcaccggtgcagtttagactgcatcggctgcttggcacagtacaggctgcgccacttagtccagggggcgtcgactcagtgcagagggcgttgacgcagcaaaagcccgccgcacagtgtttataaggaagtgggtttggcgacacaatgccacttgccgaaacaagccagacctcactcacgctcgcttgtcgaagttcgtgtcagtgcagacttcgtgttcgtgccttgccttccttgccgattatggagcagagacgcaaatcatccgccgtgtgggaccattttgatgtacCGGAGAAtacggttttatttatttatttattcaaatcgccttctgtcgccgagagcctctcggcgagaggcactcgccgagtgcctctcagattattgacatgtgttgtaccattctaatccgaatacatttcaaggtaactcttagttacttcttattcacatttcattacaggtgaaatgtcgaatttgccaagtcgaattgtcatacaccaacagaagcacctccaccatgctgaggcattatcgggccaagcatgagaatgaagttcgcgatacacccagtattacgccaggtatacaaacgttatATCAGAAGagggagttaagaaccatttaaaatactgacacaagggagcacaggaatgtgccatgctgttcttccactaaaggtgaatgcaatgtctgaggcatgcaaatattatttgaggacgccattgggatgttcatttaacatgttgcggtgttctgctgttaaacagctgcaaagatccccgggtagacgggagcaaaactgcacacaatcgaaacgtcccgcgatttgtcttgtctaattgtctgtgtgtggctcttctgtgctgaagctgtgagcatactgtggcgtcgcgcatgcgtctgtttcctgacacaatcatccattttgaatgcgtgacgctgatgtatggatacgccttaagttcagaggagccaatcagcgcatcgttatcgccgacatgcccccgtctccagttcgtcaaacattatacacacactgagtcgcgctgctgcgtcctcagcaattcatctgttcgtgcacgcaaataatacagcggataattttaacaagcgatcgcggtaatgcgcagattatagtccaaaaatagaaaatgtataacgtaaaaatcactttataatttattattttatacaatttgccgagggtccagacagaggaggcccggacagaggaggtcggcggtccggtcgtggatcgcgatccgccagttgaggaaggggcTGTATTATTTAGGTCCATGCTTCTATCATTAAAAGTAAGAATTTATTGTGTTCAATAAATTTACTCTTCATTCGCTATGTTTTTCTGTCTACACATGAATGTTGACGGTTAATATACTTGTGTGCAACGGTGAATGgtttaataacattttacagATATTTCCTATTGGCTGTgaggcacgtcggcctcacagtgcacaggtgcaggattcgaatccggttccggccttcctgtgtggagtctccGGCTTCTTcgcatcctcccacattccaaaaacatgcggggcaggttaatggaacactccaaataatTGTCCGTGATTGTGagggcagatggttgttcgtctgtgtgcactgcgatttgctggcaaccggttcagggtgtccccccccctactgcccaacaactgctgggacaggctgcacAGCATatctcgtgacccttgtgaggataaagcggatcagaaaaagtgtggatatgttttctatcaatattaacaataagacatccatccacttttgacCCATATATCCTCCAGGGTCacgggacatgctggagccatggcactgttgtttaaaataaaggttTCAGAAAGGGCAAGTCCGTGTAC carries:
- the eci2 gene encoding LOW QUALITY PROTEIN: enoyl-CoA delta isomerase 2, mitochondrial (The sequence of the model RefSeq protein was modified relative to this genomic sequence to represent the inferred CDS: substituted 1 base at 1 genomic stop codon); the protein is MESNKIVAHRRPPVDRRYVKAFIDFPKLLVVVVNGPAVGISVTVMGMFDLVXATESATFHTPFSQLGQSPEGCSSYTFPRIMGLGKANEMLLFNKKLTAFQACQLGLVTQVFPDSSFHAEVWSRLKNNAKLPPNSLALSKQLIRSVEKERLHAVNDAEVDCLIERWMSDECFNAVMSFFQAKAKL